gaatGCGAGGACTTTGGGCCTCTTTCTGAACGGTAGTATCAGTGAGTTGATTCCCCAATCTATCAATGGTGTTTCTGATCAGCTTTTTCGGATATCCACGTATGGCAAATTTCTGACTCATTTCTTGGAATCTAGTATGTCTCACTTGTCTGTCCTTGACTATGCGATGTACTCGCAAGAACTGGCTGTAGGGTAGAGGTCGGATCATGGAACGAGGATGGTGGCTGTCATATCGTAACAGAGTGTTCTTGTCAGTAGGCTTGACAAATAAATCAGTACTCAAACCTCGTCCCATGATCCGGACCTCTGTGTCCAGGAACTGTAGTTTATCCATGGACTGCACCatagtgaatttcacagtggggTCGATTTCGTTGAGAAAAGCATGGAACGCAAGGAGGTCCAACGTGTCGCCCGTCCACACCAAGAAGATATCGTCGatatagcgccaccaccccagaacatgtctgaagtggtggctgccATAGATCGACGACTCCTCGAGGTGGGCCATGTAGatgtttgcataagtgggcgccacgttggaccccatcgcggttccaCGCAACTGAACAAAGAAAtcgtcctgaaaaagaaaataatttttcgtGAGAACAAATCTTAATAATGAAAGTAAAAATTTTTGACAAATTTCTGAATAATCAGAACTTCTGAGACACGCCTCAACGGCCTGCAGGCCGAGCTCATGGTCAATCGACGTGTATAAACTACACGCGTCGAATGACACAAGAGCCGAGCCTGCAGGGACCTCAAGATCATTTATTTTAGACAAAAAATCACCCGTATCTCTGATGAATGATCTGGTGGAGATGGCAAAACGGCGCAACATTTTATCAAGAAAAATCGCTACATTGTAAAAAAGGGATTCCCTCCCAGATACAATTGGGCGGCCAGGCGGGGGCGAAACCCCCTTGTGTACTTTTGGCAGGGTGTATAACAGAGGTGTACAGGGCTTGTCCCGATACAAGTAGCTGAACAACTTGTCATCAATAATTTCCGCCTCACGGGCTTGATTTAGAATATCTCTTAGCTCCCTTAGTAAGCCAAATTTCGGATCCTGTGCGACCCGTTTATACACCTGCGGATCGTTAAGTTGGCCATGAATCTCCCGAATGTACTCACTGGTGTCCAttaccacaaccccaccacctttgtccgcggacttgatggtgaggctgtggtCGGAGGCCAGAGAGCACATTGCAGTCATCTCATCAGAGGTGATATTAGCAAATCTAAGATCATGATGTTCAGAGACCCTTTTTAATTCATTTAGGTCCCTGCGTATGGCTAGAAAAAAGGCATCAACAGCTGGATGATCAATCACAGGGTTAAAATTACTTTTGACATATAGACCTGTATTATGCAAAGACAATTCTGTTGATCTATTACCTTCACCTCTCACAGTTTGGTTTTGTGTGGCAAACCAAATCTTGAGTTTAAAACTACGTAAAAATCTATGTAAGTCCAACTCAATGTTAAACCAATCAGTCTTGGACACAGGGCAAAAGGACAGGCCCTTGTTCAAGACTGATAGTTGTGCATCATCTAGAACCGTAGAGGAGATATTTACCACTGTGTCCTCTTTTTGTTCACTACTTTCTGGCGCTGAGGTCTGAGGTTTTTGTTTCTGTCCTCGCCATCTCCGGTGGCGTTTGCCGCCCCTCCTGGTTCTATAGGATCCGTACCCAGTCCTAAAAAAGATTTCGGACAAGTTGCTTGCTGGTTGGCCTCTACACGTTCCTGACTCTTATTGTGAGATTGAGATCGTGTATGTCTTTTGTCAGAGGGATGAATCTGCCTCCTATCTCCTCCTCTAGGATTCTTAGGATCACGTTGCCATATATATATGAATCCACGTGTATAGTCCTCCATGTCGCGTGACCATTTTTGGCGTTTTTTATCTTGCAGTTCAGCTCTTAGTTTCTCAAAATGTGGTGCACAAGACGCAATATATGCATCAAATTCTGCAGCCGGCAATACATTTTTCAATGCCGTTGTTGTTGTCTGTAGAGCATCCTGTAGAGACAAAATCTCTTTCTGGAGAAATTCAATATTGAGCAATATCATATCAAATGCAAACTTATTACAAATTTGTGAGAATCTCGCACAGAAATCAGCATTGTTGGGAAATAAATCCGGTCTCAACTGTGACCTCATCCCACGTGGGATTCTGTGATTTTGATGATATTCACACAGAGTGAACATATGGAGCTCCAGGTTAATGAGACGTTTAGAGTCATACTCAAAACGCTTTTTAGTGTCCAGTATGGTGGGTGTGAACAAAAAGGTAGTGTCTCTCTCTGTACCTTGCAGGATCCTCAGTTCGTCCTCCTTGCTGTAGGTAAAGACATCTGGGTCAAGGTTTTCAGACGATGTAGCCATGTTAGGTGCAAAGCGACCTCAGGTGCAGTAGACAATttgaagaaagtgaggaagcagcacactgtataagcagggggtgcacgtccggccagtgtggaccagcaccttggtccaatgtactagaagtgaaaaatagccagcagcactccaaatcaattcaaaagttgatgatttattggacccaaaatcaggcgacgtttcaacagcttgttgctgtctttatcaagcacagtgcacatgtgttacagacacactttaaataagggcatcaagcgtggcgcccacttatgcaaacatCTACATGGCCCACCTCGAGGAGTCGTCGATCTATggcagccaccacttcagacatgttctggggtggtggcgctatatCGACGATATCTTCTTGGTGTGGACGGGCGACACGTTGGACCTCCTTGCGTTCCATGCTTTTCTCAACGAAATCGAccccactgtgaaattcactatGGTGCAGTCCATGGATAAACTACAGTTCCTGGACACAGAGGTCCGGATCATGGGACGAGGTTTGAGTACTGATTTATTTGTCAAGCCTACTGACAAGAACACTCTGTTACGATATGACAGCCACCATCCTCGTTCCATGATCCGATCTCTACCCTACAGCCAGTTCTTGCGAGTACATCGCATAGTCAAGGACAGACAAGTGAGACATACTAGATTCCAAGAAATGAGTCAGAAATTTGCCATACGTGGATATCCGAAAAAGCTGATCAGAAACACCATTGATAGATTGGGGAATCAACTCACTGATACTACCGTTCAGAAAGAGGCCCAAAGTCCTCGCattcccttcatctcccatttctcgactgacagcccgcaaattgcgggtgtcATTCGGAGACATTGGAGATTGATAGGGAATAGTTTTCCCGAAATTGcggaatttaaatcaccccctctttTCTCCTATCGGAGAGGACGGAATGTGGGTGATAGACTGGTGAAGGCGGATGTAGGCAGTGCCAGGATCAATGTGAGGACAATGTGTGGTTCTACTCGTATTGGCTGCTACCCTTGCTATCATTGTATAAATTGCAAACTTATGATCAAAggagatacatttttaaatccgGCCACTGGTGGGATGATGAAAATCACTCAATTCTTGACCTGTGACTCATCCTACGTGGTCTACCAACTGACCTTCCCGTGTGGGAagtggtatgttggtgagaccacgtgggatgtaaAGACACGATTGAATCAACATCGCTACTCCATCAGGAAAGAAAAGATGGATTTACCagtgtccaaacattttaaagaggcagggcacACACAGAGTGATTTGAGATTTCGTATTTTGGAACAGGTAGAATTGGGGAGGCGTGGTGGAGATAGACAGGCTATCCTTAAAAAACGCGAGTTATACTGGATATATACGCTAAAGACGTTAAAACCTAATGGGTTAAACGTGGACTT
The Bufo gargarizans isolate SCDJY-AF-19 chromosome 2, ASM1485885v1, whole genome shotgun sequence genome window above contains:
- the LOC122926101 gene encoding uncharacterized protein LOC122926101, whose protein sequence is MATSSENLDPDVFTYSKEDELRILQGTERDTTFLFTPTILDTKKRFEYDSKRLINLELHMFTLCEYHQNHRIPRGMRSQLRPDLFPNNADFCARFSQICNKFAFDMILLNIEFLQKEILSLQDALQTTTTALKNVLPAAEFDAYIASCAPHFEKLRAELQDKKRQKWSRDMEDYTRGFIYIWQRDPKNPRGGDRRQIHPSDKRHTRSQSHNKSQERVEANQQATCPKSFLGLGTDPIEPGGAANATGDGEDRNKNLRPQRQKVVNKKRTQ